A genomic window from Parasteatoda tepidariorum isolate YZ-2023 chromosome 10, CAS_Ptep_4.0, whole genome shotgun sequence includes:
- the LOC107445479 gene encoding zinc finger protein 888-like — protein MWGNSNTDDCNLKKHNEFNFGEKRYSCSICDKKFSEKSHLNRHVLVHNGEKPYSCNLCHKTYLRESSLKEHYIVHTGEKPYSCNLCHKTFARKIHLQEHNLVHTGEKLFSCSLCNKTFSKKGNLNKHYLVHTGEKPYSCNVCNKTFSQKSSLNQHYLVHTGEKPYSCSVCSKTFTQKKNLIKHSLVHTKEEPYSCSVCDKTFSSKSKLKEHFPVHTGEKLYSCSVCNKTFTDKRNLNKHCLVHTKENSYSCSMCDRTFSHKYNLKGHYLVHFKDKPYSCSVCNQTFARKPDLNQHYIVHTGEKPYSCSICNKTFSKKGNLSMHNFVHTGEKPYSCSVCNKSYRRKATLVKHSVVHTH, from the coding sequence ATGTGGGGAAATTCTAATACAGATGACTGTAATTTAAAGAAGcacaatgaatttaattttggagaaaaacGTTATTCCTGTAGTATATGCGATAAAAAGTTCAgtgaaaaaagtcatttaaatagGCATGTACTTGTCCATAATGGAGAAAAACCTTATTCATGCAATCTGTGCCATAAAACTTATTTACGGGAATCTAGTTTAAAAGAACATTATattgttcatactggtgaaaaaccttattcaTGCAATCTGTGTCATAAAACATTCGCAAGGAAAATTCATCTACAAGAACATAATCTTGTTCATACtggagaaaaacttttttcatgcaGCTTGTGTAATAAAACTTTCTCtaagaaaggaaatttaaataaacactatCTTGTTCATACTGGAGAGAAACCTTATTCATGCAATGTATGTAATAAAACATTCAGTCAGAAAAGTAGTTTAAATCAACACTAtcttgttcatactggtgaaaagCCATATTCATGTAGTGTGTGCTCTAAAACTttcactcagaaaaaaaatttaattaaacactcTCTTGTTCATACTAAAGAAGAACCATATTCATGCAGTGTAtgtgataaaacattttcttccaaatccaaattaaaagaacattttcctGTTCATACAGGAGAGAAGCTATATTCATGCAGCGtgtgtaataaaacatttactgataaaagaaatttgaataaacacTGTCTTGTTCATACAAAAGAAAACTCATATTCATGCAGTATGTGTGATAGAACATTTTctcataaatacaatttaaaagggCATTATCTTGTTCATTTTAAAGATAAGCCATATTCATGCAGTGTGTGCAATCAAACATTTGCAAGGAAgcctgatttaaatcaacattaTATTGtccatactggtgagaaaccttattcatgCAGTATATGCAATAAAACTTTCTCTAAGAAAGGAAATCTAAGTATGCACAATTTTGTTCATACTGGAGAAAAACCTTATTCATGCAGTGTATGTAATAAATCTTACAGGAGGAAAGCTACTTTAGTGAAGCACTCTGTTGTTCATACACACTAG